One genomic region from Chthoniobacterales bacterium encodes:
- a CDS encoding class I adenylate-forming enzyme family protein codes for MKDVLLAAWEETVARKGDAPAIFATSGEVSRTFREIEEKAGSFEIEISAAAGQVYPIDQGNHPDWPSVLLACLRLRRIALPLEKSITPEQRAAALQMCESEWTQERPALLKLTSGTTAAPRAIRFRSEQLLADCVQICQTMGLTDDDVNFAVIPLSHSYGFSNLVTPLLVFGIPLVLSRDRMPRAVLDDLARTGATVFPGMPIFYQAFCELEKAPPLPKLRLCISAGAPLPLEIAHKFRDKFGRSIHSFYGSSECGGICYDREASLLEPGFVGTPMEGIHLDVIEPELPASRIRVQSQAAGDGYFPDPEPEKLGRGYFVPDDLLSRTESGYRIVGRISDVINVAGKKVNPAEVEAELLHFSGVRAAVVFGRGSTLRNEEVAACVVASEGVRETDLLDFCRGRLSGWQVPKRIFFVEEIPVNERGKVSRRELAQRFGS; via the coding sequence GTGAAAGACGTTTTGCTCGCCGCCTGGGAGGAAACCGTTGCCCGCAAGGGCGATGCGCCGGCCATTTTCGCCACCAGCGGCGAGGTTTCGCGCACGTTTCGCGAGATTGAGGAAAAAGCGGGATCTTTCGAAATCGAGATCAGCGCGGCGGCCGGCCAGGTCTACCCGATCGACCAGGGAAACCACCCCGATTGGCCTTCGGTTCTCCTCGCCTGCCTCCGGCTGCGCCGCATCGCGCTGCCGCTCGAAAAATCAATCACGCCCGAGCAACGCGCTGCCGCGCTCCAGATGTGCGAGAGCGAATGGACGCAAGAGCGGCCGGCATTACTAAAACTGACTTCGGGCACGACGGCGGCGCCGCGTGCGATCCGTTTCCGCAGCGAACAGCTCCTGGCCGATTGCGTCCAGATTTGCCAGACGATGGGCCTGACGGACGACGATGTGAATTTCGCCGTCATCCCGCTCTCGCATTCGTACGGCTTCAGCAATTTGGTGACGCCGCTCCTGGTGTTCGGCATCCCGCTGGTGCTGAGTCGCGACCGGATGCCCCGCGCGGTGCTGGACGATCTCGCGCGCACGGGGGCGACCGTTTTCCCCGGCATGCCCATCTTCTACCAGGCGTTTTGCGAATTGGAGAAAGCGCCACCGCTCCCCAAACTGCGGCTTTGCATTTCGGCTGGCGCACCGTTGCCCCTGGAGATCGCGCACAAGTTCCGCGACAAATTCGGCCGCTCGATCCATTCCTTCTACGGTTCTTCAGAGTGCGGCGGCATTTGTTACGACCGCGAGGCGAGTTTGCTCGAACCCGGTTTTGTCGGAACGCCGATGGAAGGTATCCACCTGGACGTGATCGAACCGGAATTACCGGCCAGCCGAATCCGGGTTCAAAGCCAGGCAGCCGGTGACGGCTATTTCCCGGACCCGGAGCCGGAGAAACTTGGCCGTGGCTACTTTGTTCCCGACGATCTCCTGAGCCGGACCGAGAGCGGCTACCGGATCGTCGGACGCATCTCGGACGTTATCAATGTCGCCGGGAAAAAAGTGAATCCCGCGGAAGTAGAGGCGGAGCTGTTGCACTTTTCCGGAGTCCGCGCCGCGGTGGTTTTCGGCCGTGGTTCAACCCTGCGGAACGAAGAGGTCGCGGCCTGTGTGGTGGCGAGCGAAGGCGTCCGGGAAACGGATTTGCTCGATTTTTGCCGGGGACGGCTGAGCGGCTGGCAGGTGCCGAAGCGGATCTTTTTCGTCGAAGAGATTCCGGTGAATGAGCGGGGCAAAGTCAGTCGCCGCGAGTTGGCGCAACGCTTTGGCTCCTAA
- the rpmE gene encoding 50S ribosomal protein L31: MKADIHPEYFETDIICACGAVYHTRSTKRDIKIGICAACHPFFTGEQKFVDTAGRVEKFARRYGGTKATRVPKKG; this comes from the coding sequence ATGAAAGCGGACATTCATCCAGAATATTTCGAGACCGACATCATCTGCGCCTGCGGAGCTGTCTATCATACCCGCTCCACCAAGCGGGACATCAAAATCGGCATCTGCGCCGCCTGCCATCCGTTTTTCACCGGTGAACAGAAGTTCGTCGACACCGCCGGCCGCGTCGAGAAATTCGCGCGCCGTTACGGCGGAACCAAGGCCACTCGGGTTCCGAAGAAAGGTTAG
- the prfA gene encoding peptide chain release factor 1, whose protein sequence is MDFDSLIARKRERFEQLEREIAAPALFENRKRASEIMREHSSVKQLLALWNDLEIAREQLDQNRELAASNDVEIAAMAEDEIPDLEKRVADLEREFQIALLPPDENENRDAIVEIRAGTGGSEAAIFAADLYRMYNRYAESAGLKVEDLESSPSELGGLKESIFRVSGESVFKTLRFESGVHRVQRVPATEAQGRIHTSTATVAVLPEAEEVDIELKPEDLRIEVCRAGGPGGQGVNTTDSAVQVLHIPTGRIVRCQDGRSQQKNKEKALKIMRARLLEDKRREEEEKYSAHRRNQIGSGGREEKIRTYNYAQNRVTDHRIGLTLYNLDRFMEGDLEEMIKSLQTADLQERLKESAVAT, encoded by the coding sequence ATGGACTTTGATTCCCTGATTGCCCGTAAGCGCGAGCGGTTTGAGCAGCTCGAACGCGAGATCGCCGCCCCAGCCCTTTTCGAAAACCGAAAACGCGCGAGCGAAATCATGCGGGAACATTCCAGCGTGAAACAATTGCTCGCGCTCTGGAACGACCTCGAAATCGCGCGCGAGCAGCTGGACCAGAACCGCGAGCTGGCAGCTTCAAACGATGTCGAGATCGCCGCCATGGCGGAGGATGAAATTCCCGATCTCGAGAAACGAGTCGCGGATCTCGAGCGTGAATTTCAGATCGCCCTGCTTCCGCCGGACGAAAATGAAAATCGCGACGCGATCGTGGAAATCCGGGCCGGCACCGGCGGAAGCGAAGCCGCCATCTTCGCCGCCGATCTTTATCGGATGTACAATCGCTACGCGGAATCGGCGGGACTCAAAGTGGAAGACCTGGAATCCAGCCCATCTGAGCTGGGAGGATTAAAAGAATCAATCTTCAGAGTTTCTGGCGAAAGCGTGTTCAAGACTTTGCGTTTTGAAAGCGGCGTCCACCGGGTCCAGCGCGTTCCCGCCACCGAAGCCCAGGGCCGCATCCACACCTCCACCGCGACCGTCGCCGTGCTTCCCGAAGCCGAGGAAGTCGATATTGAATTGAAGCCCGAGGATCTGCGGATCGAAGTTTGCCGCGCGGGAGGTCCTGGCGGCCAGGGCGTGAACACCACCGACTCCGCGGTCCAGGTCCTGCACATTCCCACGGGCCGGATTGTGCGTTGCCAGGATGGCCGCAGCCAGCAGAAGAACAAGGAGAAGGCGCTCAAGATCATGCGCGCCCGTTTGCTCGAGGACAAGCGGCGGGAAGAAGAGGAAAAATATTCCGCCCATCGCCGAAACCAGATTGGCTCCGGTGGCCGGGAAGAAAAGATCCGGACCTACAACTACGCCCAGAACCGGGTCACCGATCATCGGATCGGACTGACTCTCTATAATCTCGACCGGTTCATGGAAGGCGACTTGGAGGAGATGATCAAATCGCTCCAAACCGCCGATCTCCAGGAGCGGCTCAAGGAATCAGCGGTCGCAACCTGA
- the prmC gene encoding peptide chain release factor N(5)-glutamine methyltransferase produces the protein MTVLELLQTTTAYFNKRGVESPRLNAEHLLAHVLGRKRLELYLEFERPLVETELAPLRELVRRRGQGEPLQHLLGTVEFAGQVFLCDKRALVPRPETEHLVELLQSRIENRESKFLDVGTGSGVIALSLAAKFPGAKVTATDVSDDALALAHENAERLGLTDRVTFLKSELLTYVSDVYDLIVANLPYVAETDRATLSREVRHDPEIALFGGERGDEIVRKLIEAAPSYLAPGGLLALELGLGQADDLAALMAEKNYHDIEQMRDYGGVTRFLFGRYG, from the coding sequence ATGACCGTCCTGGAATTGCTCCAAACGACAACTGCCTACTTTAACAAGCGCGGAGTGGAGAGTCCGCGGTTGAACGCGGAGCATTTGCTCGCGCATGTTCTGGGGCGGAAACGGCTCGAACTCTATCTCGAGTTTGAACGCCCTCTGGTGGAAACGGAATTGGCGCCCCTGCGCGAATTGGTCAGGCGCCGCGGCCAGGGAGAACCGCTCCAGCATTTGCTCGGCACCGTGGAGTTCGCGGGACAGGTCTTCCTTTGCGACAAGCGAGCTTTGGTTCCGCGGCCGGAGACGGAGCACCTCGTGGAGCTGCTCCAATCGAGAATCGAGAATCGAGAATCGAAATTTCTGGACGTCGGCACTGGCAGCGGAGTGATCGCCCTCAGCCTCGCGGCGAAATTTCCTGGGGCAAAAGTAACGGCAACAGATGTCTCCGACGATGCGCTTGCGTTGGCGCACGAAAACGCCGAACGGCTTGGTCTAACTGACCGCGTAACCTTTCTTAAGAGCGAGCTGCTGACATACGTCAGTGACGTATATGACCTGATCGTCGCGAACCTGCCTTATGTCGCGGAGACGGATCGGGCGACGCTTTCGCGCGAAGTGCGGCACGATCCGGAGATCGCGCTTTTCGGTGGGGAACGGGGGGACGAAATTGTGCGCAAGCTGATTGAAGCGGCCCCGTCTTATCTTGCGCCGGGCGGTTTGCTGGCGCTTGAACTAGGGTTGGGGCAGGCGGACGATTTGGCGGCGTTGATGGCAGAAAAGAATTATCACGACATCGAACAAATGCGCGATTATGGCGGTGTGACACGATTCCTTTTTGGGCGGTATGGATAA
- the murA gene encoding UDP-N-acetylglucosamine 1-carboxyvinyltransferase: MDKIVIHGGQPLSGSIKISGSKNSALPIVAATLLTREPCILHRVPDLSDLHYMLQILTHLGAQVERASGTVTVTAEKVESVAPYDVVRKMRASVCVLGPLLGRCNEATVSLPGGCVIGDRPIDLHLKGFEALGAAVRVEGGNVKVFAPKLKGAVVNLTGKFGPTVLGTDNVMMAAALAEGITVIEGAATEPEVVDLANFLNKMGAKIEGAGTRRLIIEGVKELHGAEHDVIPDRIEAGTFLVAGAICGKGVTVKRVNRDHLTAVTDALTACGHQIQWAENSITVSPNGTTKPVELATEPYPGFPTDMQAQMCALLSTTEGISVITENIFPQRYMHIAELKRMGAHMQLEGASAIITGVDRLFGAPVMASDLRASAALVLAGLKAEGRTEVSRVYHIDRGYEHLDEKLSELGAHIERVKEK, translated from the coding sequence ATGGATAAGATTGTCATTCATGGCGGACAACCGCTGTCCGGTTCGATCAAGATCAGCGGCTCGAAAAACTCGGCCCTGCCGATCGTGGCCGCGACGCTTCTGACTCGCGAGCCATGCATCCTCCATCGCGTGCCGGACCTGAGCGATCTGCATTACATGCTCCAAATCCTGACGCATCTCGGTGCGCAAGTGGAACGAGCCAGCGGGACCGTCACGGTCACTGCTGAGAAAGTGGAATCGGTCGCGCCCTACGACGTCGTCCGGAAGATGCGGGCGTCAGTCTGCGTGCTCGGACCGCTCCTTGGCCGCTGCAACGAAGCCACCGTTTCGCTCCCGGGCGGCTGTGTCATTGGCGATCGGCCGATCGATCTGCATTTGAAGGGATTCGAAGCCCTCGGCGCGGCAGTCCGCGTGGAAGGTGGCAATGTGAAAGTGTTCGCGCCAAAACTGAAAGGCGCCGTCGTGAATCTGACCGGCAAGTTCGGGCCGACCGTTCTTGGCACCGACAACGTGATGATGGCCGCGGCCCTGGCTGAAGGTATCACCGTGATCGAGGGAGCTGCGACTGAGCCCGAGGTCGTGGACCTCGCGAATTTTCTCAACAAAATGGGCGCGAAGATCGAAGGCGCGGGCACGCGGCGGTTGATTATCGAGGGCGTAAAAGAATTGCACGGCGCCGAGCACGACGTCATCCCGGACCGGATCGAGGCAGGAACGTTCCTGGTGGCCGGCGCAATTTGCGGCAAGGGCGTGACGGTGAAGCGGGTGAATCGCGACCACCTGACGGCGGTCACCGATGCGCTGACGGCGTGCGGTCATCAAATTCAATGGGCGGAAAATTCAATCACGGTTTCGCCAAACGGAACCACGAAGCCGGTCGAGCTGGCGACGGAGCCCTATCCGGGTTTTCCGACCGATATGCAGGCGCAGATGTGCGCCCTCCTTTCGACCACGGAGGGAATCAGCGTAATCACGGAGAATATTTTCCCGCAACGTTACATGCACATCGCCGAGCTCAAACGGATGGGGGCGCACATGCAGCTCGAAGGGGCGAGCGCGATTATCACGGGCGTCGATCGCTTGTTCGGCGCGCCGGTGATGGCCAGCGATCTGCGGGCCTCAGCGGCATTGGTCCTGGCGGGGTTAAAAGCGGAAGGCCGCACGGAGGTGAGCCGGGTCTATCACATCGATCGCGGCTACGAACATCTCGACGAAAAACTCAGCGAGCTGGGTGCGCATATCGAGCGGGTGAAAGAGAAGTAG
- a CDS encoding deoxyribonuclease IV, whose amino-acid sequence MRRSTTRKRRPRVSPQSEICNLKSEILLGAHMSIGGGVHRAIERSRSIDCTAMQIFVKNNMQWFARPLQREEIRAFLDHAQRKELQAAFAHANYLINLAATNPQFHANSLRALLEELVRADQLELPFLVMHPGAHLGAGEEAGLEKIIASIDAIWAVIPKVKTKIALETTAGQGSCLGDRFEQIAAIIENVREPERLCVCLDTAHVFEAGYDIGSEAGAKKTFREFDRVIGLEMLAALHLNDSKTPLGSRVDRHEHIGKGKIGLEAFRFIMRDRRFRKIPKVLETPKGKDLAEDVENMKTLRGLL is encoded by the coding sequence ATGAGACGAAGCACTACTCGAAAACGACGTCCGCGCGTTTCCCCCCAATCTGAAATCTGCAATCTGAAATCTGAAATTCTCCTCGGCGCGCATATGTCGATTGGCGGCGGCGTCCATCGGGCGATTGAGAGATCGCGCTCGATCGATTGCACGGCGATGCAGATTTTTGTGAAGAACAATATGCAATGGTTCGCCCGGCCGTTGCAGCGGGAGGAGATCAGGGCGTTTCTCGATCACGCGCAGCGGAAGGAACTCCAGGCGGCGTTTGCCCATGCGAACTATCTCATCAACCTCGCGGCCACGAATCCGCAGTTCCACGCGAACTCGCTCCGCGCGCTCTTGGAAGAACTCGTCCGCGCCGATCAGCTTGAGCTGCCATTTCTCGTCATGCATCCGGGGGCGCATCTCGGCGCGGGGGAAGAAGCTGGACTGGAGAAGATCATCGCGTCGATCGACGCGATCTGGGCTGTGATCCCGAAAGTCAAAACGAAGATCGCGCTCGAGACGACGGCGGGCCAGGGATCGTGCCTGGGCGACAGGTTTGAGCAGATTGCGGCGATAATCGAGAACGTCCGCGAACCGGAACGGCTTTGCGTTTGTCTCGACACCGCCCATGTCTTCGAGGCTGGTTACGACATCGGCAGCGAAGCGGGCGCGAAGAAGACATTTCGTGAGTTCGATCGCGTGATTGGCCTGGAGATGCTGGCGGCCTTGCACCTGAACGATTCCAAGACGCCGCTCGGCTCGCGGGTCGATCGGCACGAGCACATTGGCAAAGGGAAGATCGGGCTCGAAGCGTTCCGTTTCATCATGCGCGACCGCCGTTTCCGCAAAATCCCGAAGGTTCTGGAGACGCCGAAAGGCAAGGATCTGGCAGAGGACGTCGAGAATATGAAGACGTTGCGCGGGCTCCTCTAG
- a CDS encoding AsmA-like C-terminal region-containing protein produces MPPVLEPTPPSLARQFYRRRSKAHRFVSRRVLHLALLAGMLGLGWGGWYLARRGFGKEWRERVVEELHKRGVEASVRRLTLDPVRGLIAQDVQIYDFKNRENTLAVISEVALDINYAALLHHQPFLNALDVRGAELTIPNPDATPGAPKTQIKELRAHIYFPPEQIYVSQAEGFFCGVRISATGQLIKRNDYKPSGEISDEEWRQRLLLIQRIAGELGRFHFPADPPALQVKFTGDLSQFETVHAEATLQGERLQRGGYEMKNLSVAAEWANQTLQIKQCEWTDNLGRFSGRSSWSRETKAMEFQGRSTLDAKQFLDAFGFGQLFADLAFNSPPLLELSGSGDFAGSTPKLSLIGRAVVENFSYKTVPFLKLTADFSWDGERAMVRNLRLRHESGELTGDLLDAPDDFRLHVESAVDPVILRAFTSPELGKFLGEWEWRRPPTLRLSLHGPGRLPENWSGEGSIATQRTRFRGAWMNEASANVHLDKGALTLDNLRIVRDEGTGSGSFTYDFAKHEVHLKDVKSTLRPTDAILWIEPRYLKFVAPYKFRQPPNVVANGVLHFRGPNDHLEIKIDAPAGMDYVFLGKTLPIDRVSGRLLFTDGRLQLGDLRGTLFSGEVKGTADISVEKNDKSYHANLSLDGVDFPRLADLYFKYETAHGRLSGAYEWNGVGSEPRLMDGQGTAKVTDGDVFAIPIFGPLSGLVSAIIPGAGYSLARQAKTTFTIKNGVIHTDDFKVSGKLFGMVGHGDVHFLEDKLDFDIRIDAGGPGVLLTPMYKLFEYKGEGSISKPNWHPKRF; encoded by the coding sequence ATGCCGCCAGTTCTGGAGCCAACTCCCCCCTCCCTCGCCCGGCAGTTTTACCGTCGCCGGTCCAAGGCGCATCGGTTTGTTTCGCGCCGGGTTCTCCATCTTGCTCTCCTCGCCGGCATGCTTGGCCTGGGCTGGGGCGGATGGTACCTGGCTCGACGCGGCTTCGGTAAGGAATGGCGAGAACGCGTCGTGGAAGAACTTCACAAGCGGGGTGTCGAAGCTTCCGTCCGCCGTCTGACCCTCGACCCCGTCCGCGGCCTGATCGCGCAGGACGTCCAGATCTACGATTTCAAAAATCGCGAGAACACGCTCGCGGTGATCAGCGAGGTCGCCCTCGATATCAATTACGCGGCCCTCCTCCATCACCAGCCGTTTCTCAACGCCCTCGATGTCCGCGGCGCGGAACTGACCATCCCCAACCCGGACGCCACGCCGGGTGCCCCGAAGACGCAGATCAAGGAATTGCGCGCCCACATTTATTTTCCGCCGGAACAGATTTACGTCAGCCAGGCGGAAGGATTTTTCTGCGGCGTCCGGATTTCAGCCACCGGCCAATTGATCAAGCGCAACGATTACAAACCATCGGGCGAAATCTCGGATGAAGAGTGGCGCCAGCGTTTGCTGCTGATTCAGCGCATTGCCGGGGAATTAGGGCGTTTCCACTTTCCCGCTGATCCGCCGGCGCTCCAGGTGAAATTTACCGGCGATCTTTCGCAATTCGAGACCGTCCACGCGGAAGCGACCTTGCAGGGCGAGCGATTGCAGCGCGGCGGTTACGAAATGAAAAATCTTTCCGTCGCGGCGGAATGGGCCAACCAGACCCTGCAGATCAAGCAATGCGAATGGACGGACAACCTCGGGCGTTTCTCGGGGCGCTCCAGCTGGAGCCGCGAGACGAAGGCGATGGAGTTCCAGGGGCGCAGCACCCTCGACGCGAAGCAATTTCTCGATGCATTCGGCTTTGGCCAGCTCTTCGCGGACCTCGCCTTCAATTCTCCGCCCCTCCTCGAGCTTTCGGGTTCGGGCGATTTCGCCGGATCCACCCCAAAGCTCAGCCTGATCGGCCGCGCGGTGGTCGAGAACTTCAGTTACAAAACCGTCCCGTTCCTGAAATTGACCGCGGATTTTTCATGGGACGGCGAACGCGCCATGGTGCGTAATCTGCGGCTTCGGCATGAATCCGGTGAGCTCACGGGAGATCTTCTCGACGCGCCGGACGATTTTCGTCTCCATGTGGAAAGCGCGGTCGATCCCGTTATTCTGCGCGCCTTTACTTCACCGGAACTCGGCAAATTTCTCGGCGAGTGGGAATGGCGCCGTCCTCCGACGCTGCGCCTCTCTTTGCACGGCCCCGGCCGGCTCCCGGAAAACTGGAGTGGCGAAGGCTCCATCGCCACGCAACGAACCCGGTTTCGCGGCGCCTGGATGAACGAAGCCAGCGCGAATGTTCACCTCGATAAGGGAGCGCTCACTTTGGACAACCTGCGCATTGTTCGCGACGAAGGAACGGGGAGCGGATCGTTCACCTACGATTTTGCGAAACACGAAGTCCACCTGAAGGACGTCAAGAGCACGCTTCGCCCCACGGACGCGATCCTTTGGATCGAGCCGAGATATCTAAAGTTTGTCGCGCCCTATAAGTTTCGGCAGCCGCCGAACGTGGTAGCCAACGGCGTCCTCCATTTTCGCGGACCTAATGATCACCTCGAGATCAAAATCGATGCGCCTGCCGGAATGGATTACGTTTTCCTGGGGAAAACGCTGCCGATCGATCGGGTTTCCGGCCGTCTCCTTTTTACAGATGGGCGTCTCCAACTCGGCGATCTCCGGGGCACGCTCTTTTCCGGCGAAGTAAAGGGAACGGCGGACATCTCGGTGGAAAAAAACGACAAAAGTTACCACGCCAACCTCTCTCTGGACGGAGTCGATTTCCCGCGCCTGGCCGATCTTTATTTCAAATATGAAACGGCGCATGGGCGCCTGAGCGGCGCCTACGAATGGAACGGGGTCGGGAGCGAGCCCCGCCTGATGGATGGCCAGGGAACCGCGAAAGTGACCGACGGCGATGTCTTTGCTATCCCCATCTTTGGTCCCCTCTCCGGCCTGGTCTCCGCCATCATTCCCGGCGCCGGCTACAGCCTCGCGCGCCAGGCCAAGACGACGTTCACGATCAAGAACGGCGTCATTCACACCGACGACTTCAAGGTCTCCGGTAAGCTCTTCGGAATGGTCGGCCACGGCGATGTCCATTTTCTCGAGGACAAACTGGACTTCGACATCCGGATCGACGCCGGCGGTCCCGGTGTCCTCCTCACGCCCATGTACAAACTGTTCGAATACAAAGGCGAAGGCAGCATCTCCAAGCCGAACTGGCACCCGAAGAGATTCTAG
- a CDS encoding DUF420 domain-containing protein yields the protein MDVERWTLNVLPLLKIADLPAINASLNCISTIFISAGWYLIRRGYWRRHVACMIPALISSTLFLIGYLVYHAHVGERSTHFTATGIIRPIYFTMLISHILLAFVTLPLVILTLVPVFRRRWDRHTRIARWTMPIWLYVSITGVLVYLMVYKWFPPGS from the coding sequence TTGGACGTTGAACGTTGGACGTTGAACGTTCTGCCCCTGTTGAAGATTGCAGACCTGCCGGCTATCAATGCGTCGCTGAATTGCATCAGCACGATTTTCATTTCCGCCGGTTGGTACCTGATCCGGCGAGGTTACTGGCGACGCCACGTGGCCTGTATGATTCCAGCGCTGATTTCCTCCACCCTTTTTTTGATTGGATACCTCGTTTATCACGCCCATGTCGGCGAGCGCTCCACCCATTTCACCGCCACAGGAATCATTCGCCCGATCTATTTCACGATGCTGATCTCGCACATCCTGCTCGCGTTCGTCACCCTGCCTCTCGTGATTCTTACGCTCGTGCCCGTCTTTCGCCGCCGCTGGGATCGCCACACCCGGATCGCTCGCTGGACCATGCCGATCTGGCTTTATGTTTCCATCACTGGCGTGCTGGTGTATTTGATGGTCTACAAATGGTTTCCTCCGGGAAGTTAG
- a CDS encoding DUF2007 domain-containing protein — protein MVTIATFNEPSKAKHLKTRLQEAGVKADVHNEGHLQQAVFMSKPQANAKVLVTEEDFEAANKLMLEWEASDPEIGSAIRCPQCKSPRIEYPQLTRKFLTPSIASILFALRVFPKEFYCQDCHFTWGKDGDPLPQPAAWETFS, from the coding sequence ATGGTGACGATCGCGACATTCAACGAGCCTTCCAAGGCCAAGCATCTCAAGACGCGCCTGCAGGAGGCGGGAGTAAAGGCCGACGTTCATAACGAAGGGCATCTGCAACAGGCGGTCTTCATGTCGAAGCCGCAAGCCAACGCCAAAGTACTGGTGACGGAGGAAGATTTTGAGGCCGCTAACAAGTTGATGCTGGAGTGGGAGGCGAGCGATCCTGAAATCGGCTCCGCCATCCGCTGTCCCCAATGCAAGTCGCCGCGGATCGAATATCCGCAGCTCACCCGCAAGTTCCTGACGCCCTCCATCGCCAGCATCCTTTTCGCTCTCCGGGTTTTTCCGAAAGAATTTTACTGCCAGGATTGCCACTTCACCTGGGGGAAGGATGGCGACCCGCTGCCTCAGCCCGCTGCCTGGGAGACATTTTCCTAA
- a CDS encoding LysM peptidoglycan-binding domain-containing protein: MKWLFVLLLAIVIFGGAAFFSYDLFVKPERKIQQEKSGEIPVEPVPDVSLPEFQAAAKLRQEGKLIEARDALMLLLQRFPNGLHTEEAKDLIGQVNIEMLFTDYRSPEKQEYIVRSGDVLAKIANKTKTTPELIMRTNNLTNSMLRVGQRLLISHPDFSVFIQRRALTVILLNHGQFFKRYPVKTVKLSAKQPPRINTRVAEILAWKNGKRVGFGTKEYVGSTRWIRLAQPGYFLFAEPDATHKDAAGQPPPPGLGMVASDVEELSSLVNGKTAVTITD, from the coding sequence ATGAAATGGCTCTTTGTTCTTCTGCTCGCGATTGTCATTTTCGGCGGAGCGGCGTTCTTTAGCTACGATCTTTTCGTCAAGCCGGAGCGCAAAATCCAGCAGGAGAAAAGCGGCGAGATTCCGGTCGAGCCCGTTCCCGACGTAAGCCTTCCGGAATTCCAGGCCGCGGCCAAGCTGCGCCAGGAAGGCAAATTGATCGAGGCCCGCGACGCTCTCATGCTCCTGCTCCAACGATTTCCGAATGGCCTCCACACCGAGGAGGCGAAGGACCTGATCGGTCAGGTGAACATCGAGATGCTCTTCACCGATTACCGTTCCCCGGAGAAACAGGAATACATTGTCCGGAGTGGCGATGTCCTGGCCAAGATCGCGAACAAAACGAAAACGACGCCGGAATTGATCATGCGGACGAATAACCTGACCAACTCAATGCTGCGAGTGGGGCAGCGGCTTCTGATTTCGCATCCGGACTTCTCGGTCTTTATCCAGCGCCGGGCGCTGACGGTCATTCTGTTGAATCATGGCCAATTTTTTAAGCGCTACCCCGTCAAGACGGTGAAGCTCTCCGCGAAGCAGCCGCCGAGAATCAACACCCGGGTGGCGGAGATTTTGGCGTGGAAAAACGGAAAACGGGTCGGCTTCGGCACCAAGGAATACGTCGGGAGCACTCGCTGGATTCGTCTCGCGCAGCCCGGTTATTTTCTTTTTGCCGAGCCGGATGCAACCCACAAGGACGCTGCGGGCCAACCGCCTCCGCCGGGCCTCGGGATGGTGGCCTCGGATGTCGAGGAATTGAGCAGCCTTGTAAACGGCAAGACCGCGGTGACTATTACGGACTGA